The Bradysia coprophila strain Holo2 chromosome IV, BU_Bcop_v1, whole genome shotgun sequence genome includes a region encoding these proteins:
- the LOC119066531 gene encoding aquaporin-4-like isoform X2: protein MELKKNDNAPRASSFIPQLEKRHFLIKCLPISTVDMICMFLGELFGTTLLLLFGCMGGLNWAGTEQPAFVGPFIFGLVVMSLVQCFGTISGAHFNPAVTLCALIYRLISIPMAIAYLIAQVAGAIMGFGLFMLLTPDGIFRPEGTIGAGICSTVPRPELTTVQVFFLEYFATTVLITLCCSSWDPRNAQQQDSVAIKFGFAVSVLSMTVGPATGNSMNPARTLGPALLNGDWDLHWVYWVAPMSAALITTLIYKALFFRDAPAAKKDS from the exons GTCTACCAATATCTACAGTGGACATGATCTGTATGTTTCTTGGGGAACTATTCGGTACAACTTTGTTACTTTTATTCGGATGTATGGGTGGATTAAACTGGGCCGGTACGGAACAGCCAGCATTTGTTGGGCCATTTATTTTCGGCTTAGTAGTGATGTCACTTGTTCAATGCTTCGGTACGATTTCCGGAGCTCATTTCAATCCGGCTGTCACACTGTGTGCGCTTATCTATCGCTTGATTTCGATCCCA ATGGCCATTGCGTATCTTATAGCTCAAGTAGCTGGAGCTATTATGGGTTTCGGTTTGTTTATGCTGTTAACGCCCGACGGGATATTCCGTCCGGAAGGTACAATAGGCGCTGGTATATGCAGCACTGTACCGCGACCTGAACTGACAACCGTGCAAGTGTTcttcttggaatattttgcGACAACGGTTTTGATTACGCTGTGTTGCTCGTCCTGGGATCCCAGAAACGCTCAACAACAAGATTCTGTTGCTATAAAATTTGGCTTCGCTGTTTCGGTACTATCAATGACAGTC GGTCCAGCAACCGGTAATAGCATGAACCCGGCCAGGACACTTGGTCCCGCATTACTAAATGGTGATTGGGACTTGCATTGG gTTTATTGGGTGGCACCAATGTCCGCAGCGCTTATTACCACTTTAATCTACAAGGCACTATTCTTCAGAGATGCTCCTGCCGCAAAGAAGGATAGTTAG